The Arvicanthis niloticus isolate mArvNil1 unplaced genomic scaffold, mArvNil1.pat.X pat_scaffold_919_arrow_ctg1, whole genome shotgun sequence genome contains a region encoding:
- the LOC117702532 gene encoding retinoic acid early-inducible protein 1-gamma-like: protein MGGGTLASFSVIKLIPASLRIWALLLYGAVGKSLPRDDFLRPDGTSNSLKPDATLSPKPLLCQDLPKQDTHFLCCNMIIKSPTSENPLWYEGQCSVDDKFSFNFNNIKKTMPLDNQGKMSNANEVKGCLTQWLNHLGQELRDKVSDIKVDTAKTSGYPTLQTTMVSQHRQGQIIGASWLLNISENYFFTLDIMNMTWIPTKFVPENIMNEWRDDVELNKHLKNSIAECSQKFNEFVKWHKESPRSTPRVPDSTQLTSTTQLPPTSHFPYMEVLIPVGIVVVLVCSFIAVYLWWNHYNQG from the exons TGGGGAAAAGCTTACCTCGTGATGACTTCCTGAGGCCTGATGGGACTTCCAATAGCCTAAAACCAGATGCCACTCTGTCTCCGAAGCCATTACTATGCCAGGATCTACCCAAGCAAG ATACACACTTTCTTTGTTGCAACATGATCATCAAGTCCCCTACCTCAGAAAACCCTCTCTGGTATGAAGGACAGTGCTCAGTGGATGAtaaattttcctttaattttaataacataaaaAAGACCATGCCTTTGGATAACCAGGGGAAGATGTCAAATGCCAATGAAGTTAAGGGATGTTTGACCCAATGGCTGAATCACTTGGGCCAGGAGTTAAGAGACAAGGTGTCTGACATCAAAGTGGACACTGCAAAGACCAGTG GTTACCCCACTTTACAGACCACCATGGTTTCTCAGCACAGACAAGGACAAATCATTGGTGCCTCCTGGCTATTGAACATCAGTGAAAATTACTTTTTCACCTTGGACATAATGAATATGACCTGGATACCGACTAAATTTGTACCTGAGAATATCATGAATGAGTGGAGAGATGATGTGGAACTTAACAAACATCTGAAGAACTCCATAGCAGAATGCAGTCAGAAATTCAATGAATTTGTAAAGTGGCACAAGGAAAGCCCAA gatcaACACCAAGGGTCCCAGATAGCACCCAGCTTACATCAACTACCCAGCTTCCACCTACCAGCCACTTTCCTTATATGGAAGTACTTATCCCTGTGGGAATCGTCGTCGTCTTAGTGTGCAGTTTCATTGCCGTATATTTGTGGTGGAACCATTATAACCAAGGAG